A genome region from Gambusia affinis linkage group LG24, SWU_Gaff_1.0, whole genome shotgun sequence includes the following:
- the LOC122827014 gene encoding trifunctional purine biosynthetic protein adenosine-3-like, protein MTQFFFLSGRLLNIHPSLLPSFKGVNAQQQALQARVLITGCTVHFVAEEVDAGAIVVQEAVPVLIGDTEESLCARIREAEHKAFPKALELVASGAVQLGPDGNVIWKKEN, encoded by the exons ATGACTCAATTCTTCTTTTTGTCAGGGAGGCTCCTGAACATCCATCCCTCTCTACTGCCTTCATTCAAAGGGGTCAATGCCCAGCAACAGGCTCTCCAGGCCAGAGTGCTAATAACTGGCTGTACTGTCCACTTTGTAGCT GAAGAGGTTGATGCCGGCGCCATCGTGGTCCAGGAAGCGGTTCCGGTGTTGATTGGAGACACAGAGGAGAGTCTTTGTGCCAGAATCAGGGAGGCTGAACATAAAGCCTTTCCTAAAGCTCTGGAGCTGGTGGCCAGTGGAGCCGTGCAACTGGGACCAGATGGAAACGTCATCTGGAAGAAAGagaattaa
- the n6amt1 gene encoding methyltransferase N6AMT1: protein MSSRFPTPLYSHAGRGSFQDVYEPAEDSFLLMDALEKDAETLQQMSPCVCVEVGSGSGAVSAFLASVVGPSALYLCTDVNPAAAQCTARTSCCNQVALQPVITDLVQSLLPRLSGKVDVLLFNPPYVVTPSEDVGSRGVEAAWAGGERGRQVTDRLLPLVPQLLSSTGLFYLVTIAENKPEEIIRLMRQFGLEGETCCSTRAVNERLSVLCFHRNQQR, encoded by the exons ATGAGCAGCAGGTTCCCCACGCCGCTTTACTCCCACGCGGGACGCGGAAGCTTCCAGGACGTTTACGAGCCCGCGGAGGACTCGTTCCTGCTGATGGACGCGCTGGAGAAAGACGCAGAGACGCTGCAGCAGATGAG CCCCTGCGTGTGCGTGGAGGTGGGCAGCGGCTCCGGAGCGGTTTCTGCGTTTCTGGCGTCGGTGGTCGGACCTTCAGCCCTGTACCT GTGCACTGATGTGaatccagctgcagctcagtgcACAGCCAGAACCTCCTGCTGTAACCAGGTCGCCCTGCAGCCTGTCATCACTGACCTG GTTCAGAGTCTTTTGCCGAGGCTCAGTGGGAAGGTGGATGTCCTGCTCTTCAATCCTCCATATGTGGTCACTCCTTCAGAAGAT GTTGGCAGCAGAGGTGTGGAGGCGGCCTGGGCTGGAGGAGAGCGAGGCAGACAGGTCACTGACAGGCTCCTCCCTCTGGTTCCTCAGCTGCTGTCCAGTACCGGCCTGTTTTACCTCGTCACCATCGCTGAGAACAAACCAG AGGAGATCATCAGGTTAATGAGACAGTTTGGCCTGGAAGGAGAAACCTGCTGTTCAACCAGAGCTGTGAATGAGAGGCTCTCTGTCCTgtgtttccatagaaaccagCAAAG ATGA
- the gart gene encoding trifunctional purine biosynthetic protein adenosine-3, translated as MLTNQGPKVLEFNCRFGDPECQVLLPLLQSDLYDVIMNTVTGNLAANVPVWQQGSSAVTVVMASAGYPGSYVKGVEITGLTRLQEAGLQVFHAGTALKDGRVVSTGGRVLAVTAVRSSLEVALQAANQGVAGIGFPGAVYRRDIGHRAIAHLNQSRRLTYKDSGVDIAAGNQLVELIKPLARTTTRPGCDAELGGFAGLFDLKAAGFVDPILVSGTDGVGTKLSQIAQACGRHGGLGQDLVAMCVNDVLAHGAEPLFFLDYFSCGSLDVEVAASIVGGVAKACEAAGCGLLGGETAEMPGVYAAGEYDLAGFCVGAVERGALLPRLQDMSEGDVLIGVASSGIHSNGFSLVRKVLERSKLSFGSAAPFGNQNQSVGEVLLTPTKIYSRLLLPVLRSGAVKAYAHITGGGLLENLPRVLPQGLAAELGERKEDKL; from the exons ATGCTGACCAATCAGGGGCCAAAAGTTCTGGAGTTCAACTGTCGCTTTGGCGACCCAGAATGCCAGgttctgcttcctctgctgcaGAGCGACCTCTATGATGTCATCATGAACACTGTAACTGGGAACCTGGCCGCCAACGTCCCTGTGTGGCAGCAGGGCAGCTCTGCGGTTACCGTGGTGATGGCTAGTGCAGGATACCCGGGTTCCTACGTGAAAGGGGTTGAGATCACAG GTCTGACCCGGCTGCAGGAGGCCGGGCTGCAGGTGTTCCACGCCGGCACCGCCTTGAAGGACGGCCGGGTGGTGTCGACTGGTGGCAGAGTTCTGGCCGTGACGGCGGTGAGGTCGAGCCTGGAGGTCGCCCTGCAGGCGGCCAATCAgggagtggctggcattggATTCCCGGGTGCCGTGTACCGGCGAGACATCGGCCACCGGGCCATCGCTCACCTGAACCAGAGCCG GCGTCTGACCTACAAGGACAGTGGAGTGGACATTGCTGCTGGGAACCAGCTGGTGGAGCTCATCAAGCCTCTGGCCAGAACCACGACCCGACCCG gtTGCGATGCAGAGCTGGGAGGTTTTGCTGGACTGTTTGACCTGAAGGCGGCCGGGTTTGTTGACCCGATCCTGGTTTCTGGTACTGACGGTGTTGGAACCAAGCTTTCCCAGATCGCTCAGGCCTGTGGCCGTCATGGCGGTCTGGGTCAGGACTTGGTGGCCATGTGTGTGAACGATGTTTTAGCTCACGGCGCCGAGCCGCTCTTCTTCCTGGACTACTTCTCTTGTGGCAGTCTGGATGTGGAAGTGGCCGCCTCCATCGTCGGCGGCGTCGCCAAGGCGTGTGAGGCGGCCGGCTGCGGCCTGCTGG GCGGTGAAACGGCAGAGATGCCTGGTGTTTATGCAGCGGGAGAATACGACCTGGCCGGGTTCTGTGTGGGCGCGGTGGAGCGGGGCGCCTTGTTGCCACGGCTACAAGACATGTCAGAGGGAGACGTGCTGATTGGAGTGGCTTCCTCTGGGATTCACAGCAACGGATTCAGTCTGGTCCGTAAAGTTCTGGAGAGAAGCAAACTGAGCTTTGGCTCTGCTGCTCCGTTtgggaaccagaaccagagtgttg GTGAGGTGTTGCTGACTCCTACTAAGATCTACAGCCGCCTGCTGCTGCCCGTCCTGCGCAGCGGGGCAGTTAAAGCCTACGCTCACATCACCGGTGGGGGGCTTCTGGAGAACCTGCCCCGGGTTCTGCCCCAGGGTCTGGCAGCAGAGTTGGGtgagagaaaagaagacaaactctga